The Raphanus sativus cultivar WK10039 unplaced genomic scaffold, ASM80110v3 Scaffold0367, whole genome shotgun sequence genome segment GAGAATCGAAGAAACGGGTTTTTAGTTCACATtctttcatatatttatctcattctgtacaaaaaaaaaacatatatgtaaatCTCGAAATTTGTCATGTAAATGTTATTGTGTCCAAAACATAAGGGGGATGGAGAAAGAGAGTTTGCAAGTGAAAAAGAAGAGACAATAAACTCAGTTTTGTTTTACACATCTTTGTATAAAAGTTGGTACTTTGGTATTCTCTCGGGAGGAAGCGGACAGTGAACAATCATCTTCCCTTTCATCGCTCCTCTGAATATTACCTACACACAAAACAGAggatttcaaaatctaaatgaaaatcaattatttacagaaactaataaaattttaaattatttgaatttaccTCAACGACATCAATAAAGTCTTGTTTCTCGTGGAATTTACCTACCCACTTGGTATGATCCGCAGTTCTGTAAGAAAATTACCAAATCagaattaactttttttttaaaaaagcttTGTAATTATTTCAGTGAAACAGAGAATGTACCCAGAATCAAGTTTCATGTGATGAgcgttgaagaagaagatggttg includes the following:
- the LOC130501986 gene encoding uncharacterized protein LOC130501986 yields the protein DRIINNTIDKVLVLRFGRLSDENCLLLDDILEKSARDVSKFATVALVDVDSDQVQVYVNYFDITLFPSTIFFFNAHHMKLDSGTADHTKWVGKFHEKQDFIDVVEVIFRGAMKGKMIVHCPLPPERIPKYQLLYKDV